From the genome of Acidobacteriota bacterium:
GTTCGCGTCATGCTCTGGCGTGATGGTCAGGGTGATCCCATCGAAATCGGCACGACGTGTGTCCGCCCCTCCGGAGCTTACGGCGCCATGTGGCCCTGCGTGCCGGGACCCGTGGTCAGCGGCGATGGCGCGTTCGTGTTCTACGCGGCCGGCGACACGACAGCAGAGGCCATCGCCGCGTACGCGGTGGCGACGGGCGAGAAGACGTACTACCCACAGGTGAAACCCTCGGCATGGAACACCTCATACGTCCTCGCCGCAACGGGCCCTGGCGACTACGTGCTCACGCATGTCGGCGATCCACCGGATGTGACGGTTGCGCTGCTGCATCGAGCCAGCGGGAAGGTCGACACGATGCCCGAGCAGCCGAACCTTCGCGCCATCGGCCTGAGTGACGATGGGGAACGTATCCTGATGCTGGGGAATGAGTACTTCGATCGGCGCAGCGGCATCGTCACGACATTGCCCGCGACCGACAACATCGCCATCTCCGCGGATGGACGCCATGTCCTCGCGCTCCACGCACGTCCGAACTACGAAGGTCATGACCTGCGCCTCATCGATCTCGACGCCGACAACGACGGGATACTCGATGGCTGGGAGACATACTTTGGCCTCGATCCGACGAACCCGGCCGATGCAACGCTCGATGCCGACGGCGACGGCGTGAGCAACCTCGACGAGTTCCTCGGCCGGTCGCATCCATCGGCACCCGCCGCGCACACGCGCCTGTTTGCAGAGGGGGCTTCGGGCACGTTCTTCGACACGATCGTCAGCCTCTTCAACCCTGGTACCGCCCCCATCGACGTGGTGACACGCTGGGTGGGCGCCACGGGAGGCACACCGGCGAGTCGGGCCGTGCGACTCGATCCGAAGGGGCGCATCGATCTCGCGTCGTGCTGCATCGGGACGCTCGATGCCACCGAATTCGGCGTGATCGTCGAGAGCACGGGGCCCGTCGTGGCTGATCGCCGCATGCTGTGGGATCGCGTCACGGGCTATGGCAGCCACGCCAGCACGGGCAGTCCAGCCGCGTCGAACACGTGGTACTTCGCGGAAGGGGCCACGATCAGCGGTATCCAGACCTTCATCCTGCTCCAGAATCCCGGGCCGGTTCTTGGCAGCGTCACCCTCAATTTCCTGCTGTCTGACGGGACGCAGGAGGCGCGCCCCGTGAGCGTTCCGGCGCGGTCGCGCCGCACGGTCTGGGTGAACCAGGAAGGCGGGAGGCTGGCGTCGGCGGAGTTCGCGACAGTGGTCGTGTCGTCGGTCCCGATTGTCGTCGAACGGGCGGTCTATCGCAACGCCGGCGGGCAGACGTTCTCGGCGGGCACCGATGCGATCGGCGCGACGGATCTGGCCGACCGCTGGTTCTTCGCCGAGGGGACAACGAAGGGTGATTTCGACACGTTCATCCTCGTAGCCAACCCTGCCGATACCGCCGTCGATGTGACAGCGACGTTCGCGGGTGCCGGGAGCGACGGCACGCCCGTCGATGAGACGCGGACGTACACCATGGCACCGATGAGTCGCCTTACCATCTGGGCTGACGCGCTGACCTCGCAACTCGCATCGGCGGACTTCACGACGACGATCACCGCGACAGCCCCTGTCGTGGCCGAACGTGCGATGTGGTGGAAGGCCGGCCGGAGTGAGTGGACCGAAGGCCACGTGGAGTTCGGCGCGACGGAGACCGGCCTGCGGTTCGCGATCGCTGATGCCGCGACGATTCCGGCAACCGTCACCGACACGTTCGTGCTGATCGGTTCGCCGGATGGCACACCTGCGTCGATTCGCCTGACGGCGTACCCGAGTAGCGGCACACCGCAGGTGGCAGAGTTCACCACGGAAGGCGCGCGGACCACCGTGTGGATGCGTCAGAGCTTCCGATCGCTCGTGGGACCGTACGCGATCGACATCGAGTCACGCCCGATCGGCGCCGCCCCGGCCACGCCCATCGTCGTCGAGAAGGCCATCTACCGCCACAACCTCGAATCGGGCGCCGCCGCCAAGGCCACGCTCCTCCCCGTCGTTCCCTGAACGAGAGCGCAAAGCGAAGGGGGCGACTCCCGCGAGGAAGTCGCCCCCTGAGCCCCAAGCCCTACGCCGCGTTGTTCAGCGGCATTCCGGGAAGAGCCACTCGCCGTTGGACCGCTTGGAGTCGCGGTAACGCGGGTTGCTGCACATCGACCCGAGGGTGGTGCGACCGATGGTGCCGCTATCGTAGGTGGCCTGTGTCTGATCCTGCCAGTTGACTCCAGGGTTGTTGCCGCAGTGGCCCGCGATGATGTCGATGATGAACACCTCGGTGCGGTTGCGCATGTTCGAACCCTCCGGGCCGTAGTAGTACGACACGATGTCTTCCGAGAGCCCCTCGTCGCCGCGCTTGACGTTGAGGGCCCACCGGTTGGTGCCGGTGCGGATGCGCAGTTCGGCCACCAAGTCCTCCATGAACTTGTGGTTGCCGCCGTGCTCGCGGCACGAGTTGAGGAGGTCGAAGGGCTGTCGGCGTCCCAGATCGGCCACGATGCCGAGATAGTCCGTCATGATCTGGCATGCCCGGCCACCACCGGTGCAGCCGTAGCCCGCGTTGGGTCGGAAGGTATTGACCGGGGCGCCCGTTGCTTCCCACGGGTCGAAATACCGGAACGCGCCTGGCAATGTCACATCGACACCGCGGCTTCTCACGGTGACGTCGGCAGTGCCCGCGGCACCGGGACCCGTCACCGCCGTAATCGTGTTGGCGTCGAGGACGGCGACGCTGGTCGCCTCGTTGGCACCGATCTTGACCGTCGTGTCGCCCGCGAGCGAGACGGCGAGTCCGAAGTTCGTGCCCGTGATGGTCACGGGCGTGCCGCCGCCCGGCGCTCCTGACGCGGGCGCGATGCTCGCTACCGTCGGGGGCGGCGGAGCGGACGGCGAGAGCAGCGTTGGCATGGCGTCGGGCAGCACGGCACCGGCGCTGCCATGGCCGCTGAGGATGCCCTTGCCCCAGTACGTCGCGCGCTCCACGATCACGTCTCCATCGGCTTCGAAGAACGCGGCGAACTTCCTGTTGTGCAGGCCCGGCAGCAGCGACGGCGCGATCGTCTCCCGCGACCGTGCCGGCACGACCTTCGTCGTCTCGACGCCGCTCCCTGCCGGAACGCCAGGACCGGGCTCCAGGTAGAACACGCCGCGGACGGTGACGGGCACGTCGGTGTTGTTGAGGACGAGGTAGTAGCTCGTGAAGAGCCTGGGATCGGCGTCGGCGGGATTGCGGAACTGCCGGAAGCCGCCTTCCTGGCCGTCGGCAAAGCCCCACTTGCGGGCGCCCGTCGCGGTGCCCGCCGATGCGTGGCCCTCGCGCAGGCCGCGCCAGTACACGGCACGTTCCGCGACGAACCGCTTGCCCAGCGTGTTCTGCGCGCGTACCGAAAAGGCCTTCTCGGCGCCGGCCAGCTCCTGAGGATACTCACCCGCGAAGACGTTCTCGCGCTGCTGCGGCTGCAGTGTCTTGGTGACAGCCTTGGCGAGGCCGTCGGCTCCGAAGAACTCCACGTCCACGTCGATGGCCTCCGTGGCGCTCGGGTTGTACAGCAGGATGTACGTGTCGAAGTTGATCGGCGATGCGCCCTGCACACCCTCGGCGAAGTACCACACGCTCTGCGGCCGCACGCCCAGTGCCGCATGACCGCCCCGCAGGTTCGGTCCCCAGTACATCGCACGCTCGGCGA
Proteins encoded in this window:
- a CDS encoding IPT/TIG domain-containing protein, producing MATRGGWVSSCGKWLSGRQYGRNCRPGRGRPERECPAARWSQPPCVCGFHGKSCSMFRALRLATVGVCATAALMCAHPAQGAPDLKRWYFAEGSTNESFGFEEEILIGNPTGNAAVVTLRFLPSDGSEPIVGQTTVEPYSRAGINARMFVGSRDTALEVTSTSDIVVERSMYWGGGRFNFNDSYSQGRITDMRAGHNVMGSNAPETTWSFAEGAAGGSVGFQTYVLVSNPSLTDSASVKVRYLTNQSEDVLDAGSGLLAPGQRRTFFANAALEATLGARAQYDFAIEVESENGVPIVAERAMYWGPNLRGGHAALGVRPQSVWYFAEGVQGASPINFDTYILLYNPSATEAIDVDVEFFGADGLAKAVTKTLQPQQRENVFAGEYPQELAGAEKAFSVRAQNTLGKRFVAERAVYWRGLREGHASAGTATGARKWGFADGQEGGFRQFRNPADADPRLFTSYYLVLNNTDVPVTVRGVFYLEPGPGVPAGSGVETTKVVPARSRETIAPSLLPGLHNRKFAAFFEADGDVIVERATYWGKGILSGHGSAGAVLPDAMPTLLSPSAPPPPTVASIAPASGAPGGGTPVTITGTNFGLAVSLAGDTTVKIGANEATSVAVLDANTITAVTGPGAAGTADVTVRSRGVDVTLPGAFRYFDPWEATGAPVNTFRPNAGYGCTGGGRACQIMTDYLGIVADLGRRQPFDLLNSCREHGGNHKFMEDLVAELRIRTGTNRWALNVKRGDEGLSEDIVSYYYGPEGSNMRNRTEVFIIDIIAGHCGNNPGVNWQDQTQATYDSGTIGRTTLGSMCSNPRYRDSKRSNGEWLFPECR